In Haliaeetus albicilla chromosome 2, bHalAlb1.1, whole genome shotgun sequence, a single genomic region encodes these proteins:
- the EN2 gene encoding homeobox protein engrailed-2, with protein MEEGGRSPREEAAEPQESGGDAEPGGGGGGGGGGGGVRRGLLLPPGDPPHPHPHPHRITNFFIDNILRPEFGRRKEAGGPGGEPRRPGAENRRSPAAAPAPGAPLPGGGAGSPGRGEGGPAGLALHGAAKKGGDPAALEAALKARGLSGGDLSVSSDSDSSQASSNAGNQPMLWPAWVYCTRYSDRPSSGPRSRKPKKKNPNKEDKRPRTAFTAEQLQRLKAEFQTNRYLTEQRRQSLAQELGLNESQIKIWFQNKRAKIKKATGSKNSLAVHLMAQGLYNHSTTAKDGKSDSE; from the exons ATGGAGGAGGGCGGCCGGAGCCCCCGGGAGGAGGCGGCCGAGCCGCAGGAGTCCGGCGGCGACGcggagcccggcggcggcggcggcggcggcggcggcgggggcggcgtGCGGCGGGGGCTGCTGCTTCCCCCCGGTGACCCCCCGCACCCCCACCCGCACCCGCACCGCATCACCAACTTCTTCATCGACAACATCCTGCGGCCCGAGTTCGGGCGGAGGAAGGAggcgggcggccccggcggAGAGCCCCGGCGACCCGGAGCCGAGAACCGCCGCAGCCCCGCCGCGGCGCCGGCCCCCGGGGCTCCGCTacccggcggcggggcgggttcgccgggccggggggagggcggccccgccgggctGGCCCTGCACGGCGCCGCCAAGAAGGGGGGGGACCCCGCGGCGCTGGAGGCGGCCCTGAAAGCGCGGGGCTTGAGCGGCGGCGACCTGTCGGTGAGCTCGGACTCGGATAGCTCCCAGGCCAGCTCCAACGCCGGGAACCAGCCCATGCTCTGGCCCGCCTGGGTTTACTGCACGCGGTACTCGGACCGACCCTCCTCAG GTCCCCGCTCCCGCAAACCAAAGAAGAAGAACCCCAACAAGGAGGACAAGCGGCCGCGCACCGCCTTCACCGCCGAGCAGCTGCAGAGACTCAAGGCCGAGTTCCAGACGAACCGGTACCTGACGGAGCAGCGGCGGCAAAGCCTGGCCCAAGAGCTGGGGCTTAACGAGTCCCAGATTAAAATCTGGTTCCAGAATAAACGAGCCAAGATCAAGAAGGCGACGGGCAGCAAGAACTCCCTGGCAGTGCACCTCATGGCCCAGGGGCTCTACAACCACTCCACCACGGCGAAAGACGGCAAGTCGGACAGTGAATAG